Proteins from one Blattabacterium sp. (Blattella germanica) str. Bge genomic window:
- a CDS encoding CvpA family protein yields MLVLDIIIIILVLYGGYHGYQKGLISQFFGFMIFLILIYKGNFVFDLIQKINVVSKESYLFLVSSLIVFFISIIFLAFWSKKLIEFIMMIAWMKPVDRFFGGILGMTKYFFCISICLFFLKEANQKINIIPYSFFKNSFEKEFQFFFSRKGYLFNKLKELYFFLKF; encoded by the coding sequence ATGTTAGTATTAGATATAATTATTATCATTCTAGTTTTATATGGAGGATATCATGGATATCAAAAAGGTTTAATTTCTCAATTTTTTGGATTCATGATATTTTTAATCCTTATTTACAAAGGAAACTTTGTATTTGACTTAATTCAAAAAATCAATGTAGTAAGCAAAGAATCCTATCTTTTTCTAGTTTCTTCTTTAATTGTTTTTTTTATTTCTATAATTTTTTTAGCTTTTTGGTCTAAAAAATTAATAGAATTTATTATGATGATTGCATGGATGAAACCTGTAGACAGATTTTTTGGTGGAATATTAGGCATGACGAAATATTTTTTTTGTATTTCAATATGTCTTTTTTTTCTAAAAGAAGCAAATCAAAAAATCAATATAATTCCTTATAGTTTTTTTAAAAATTCCTTTGAAAAAGAATTTCAATTTTTTTTCTCTAGAAAAGGATATTTATTTAACAAATTGAAAGAATTATATTTTTTTTTAAAATTTTAA
- the pheS gene encoding phenylalanine--tRNA ligase subunit alpha: protein MDQKIDQIKKEIKCFHIKTYNDLETFRIKFLGKKRGILTILFKELKKISIHKRKIYGKIINELKKEVQKKIFYYKSKNDNEKILKYDPTLPGKSIEIGSIHPLSMIKNRIIDIFLKIGFSYVDGPEIEDDWHNFTALNIPIFHPSRDMQDTFFLCQSPDILLRTHTSSIQIRYMKKHRPPFRVLSIGKVYRNETISSRSNFMFHQAEGFYIDKKVSFSDLKQTIHYLITSLFGKEKIRFRPSYFPFTEPSAEVDIYCNREWLEIMGCGMIDPEVLKNVDIDPEIYSGFAFGVGIERLALMIYQMKDIRIYFDNDIRFLRQFKNEF from the coding sequence ATGGATCAAAAAATAGATCAAATAAAAAAAGAAATCAAATGTTTTCATATTAAAACATATAATGATTTAGAAACATTTAGAATTAAATTTTTAGGAAAAAAAAGAGGAATTCTAACAATATTATTCAAAGAATTAAAAAAAATATCCATTCATAAAAGAAAAATTTATGGAAAAATTATTAATGAATTAAAAAAAGAAGTTCAAAAAAAAATTTTTTACTACAAATCCAAAAATGACAATGAAAAAATACTTAAGTACGATCCGACTCTTCCTGGAAAATCTATAGAAATAGGATCCATTCATCCCCTATCTATGATCAAAAATAGAATCATAGATATTTTTCTAAAAATTGGATTTTCTTATGTAGACGGTCCTGAAATAGAAGATGATTGGCACAATTTTACGGCTTTAAATATTCCAATCTTTCATCCATCTAGAGATATGCAAGACACATTTTTTTTATGTCAAAGTCCAGATATTTTGTTGCGGACACATACTTCATCTATACAAATACGATACATGAAAAAACATCGTCCGCCTTTTCGTGTTTTATCTATAGGAAAAGTATATAGAAATGAAACTATTTCATCACGTTCAAATTTCATGTTTCATCAAGCAGAAGGGTTTTATATAGATAAAAAAGTTTCCTTCTCTGATTTAAAACAAACGATTCATTATTTAATAACTTCTCTTTTTGGAAAAGAAAAAATCAGATTTCGTCCTTCTTATTTTCCATTTACAGAACCTAGTGCTGAAGTAGATATATATTGTAATAGAGAATGGTTAGAAATTATGGGCTGTGGAATGATAGACCCCGAAGTTTTGAAAAATGTAGATATTGATCCAGAAATTTATTCTGGATTTGCTTTTGGAGTGGGAATAGAACGTTTAGCTTTAATGATTTATCAGATGAAAGATATTAGAATTTATTTTGATAATGATATTCGTTTTTTAAGACAATTTAAAAATGAATTTTAG
- the rlmB gene encoding 23S rRNA (guanosine(2251)-2'-O)-methyltransferase RlmB has translation MSKLEIVYGIRPLIEAIRSKKTISKLFFQRGFRKISNAYKELISLSKKENIPIQTVPKQKFYQLKNKNHQGVFAILSPIETYQIKDLLPVFYEKGKNPLLVILDRITDVRNFGSIIRTSACVGADAIIIPKKYTAMIGSDSIKTSSGALFKVPICQEKNIKNTIEFLMNSGLKIVSATEKSNIYWYNIDFSGPTALILGNEEKGISPKYLEISCEKAKIPAIKGISSLNVSVACGVILYEVFRQRKSQSKIHF, from the coding sequence ATGAGTAAATTAGAAATTGTTTATGGAATACGTCCATTGATAGAAGCTATTCGATCTAAAAAAACTATTAGTAAGCTTTTTTTTCAAAGAGGATTTCGAAAAATATCAAATGCTTACAAAGAATTAATAAGTCTTTCCAAAAAAGAAAATATACCAATTCAAACCGTTCCAAAACAAAAATTTTATCAATTAAAAAATAAAAATCATCAAGGAGTTTTTGCTATTCTTTCTCCTATAGAAACTTATCAAATCAAAGATTTGCTTCCTGTGTTTTATGAAAAAGGAAAAAATCCACTTTTGGTTATTTTAGATCGGATTACAGATGTAAGAAATTTTGGATCTATAATACGTACTTCTGCATGCGTAGGAGCAGACGCTATTATTATTCCAAAGAAATACACAGCAATGATTGGATCTGATTCAATAAAAACTTCTTCAGGGGCCTTGTTTAAAGTTCCAATATGTCAAGAAAAAAATATAAAAAATACTATAGAGTTTTTAATGAACTCTGGATTAAAAATTGTTTCTGCTACGGAAAAATCCAATATATATTGGTACAATATTGATTTTTCAGGGCCAACAGCTTTAATATTAGGAAATGAGGAAAAAGGAATTTCTCCCAAATATTTAGAAATTTCCTGCGAAAAAGCAAAAATACCAGCAATAAAAGGAATTTCATCTTTAAATGTGTCTGTAGCTTGTGGAGTGATTTTATATGAAGTTTTTCGACAAAGAAAATCTCAATCTAAAATTCATTTTTAA
- a CDS encoding YtxH domain-containing protein — MKRGGSFFWGVILGTMAGLIMGILLSPRKEEKIKNILGKKTEELRENLQKISKKIGQKVYRIKSDVEARWKKIKWIKKNRSSRR, encoded by the coding sequence ATGAAAAGAGGAGGAAGTTTTTTTTGGGGAGTTATTCTAGGAACCATGGCAGGTTTAATAATGGGAATTCTGTTATCTCCAAGAAAAGAAGAAAAAATAAAAAATATACTAGGAAAGAAAACAGAAGAATTAAGAGAAAATCTGCAGAAAATTAGTAAAAAAATTGGTCAAAAAGTATATCGGATCAAATCCGATGTTGAAGCAAGGTGGAAAAAAATAAAATGGATAAAGAAAAATAGATCAAGTAGAAGATGA
- the murB gene encoding UDP-N-acetylmuramate dehydrogenase: MLIKKNFSLKKFNTFGINVYARYFVEVKSIEEIQKIFDIYPSIPKLFLGNGSNILFLKNYYPGLVMKMGVQGKKVIQENDSKVIVQAFAGENWNEFVKWTIKKGFSGLENLSFIPGTVGAAPIQNIGAYGTEIKDSLFKVQTYKTDNQKIIEFTREECQLKYRSSFFKNPHYRNKFLILSVFFFKKKYKKLNTSYVEIQKELENMNIKEPTINDLSKAIFNIRHRKLPNPKKIGNAGSFFLNPIVGILDFQKLKSKYPAIIGYDISNDKVKLSASSLIESTGWKGKKIGNVGVYERQPIILVNYGKASGMDIYSFSEKITKDIKKKLNILLSREVNIIR, translated from the coding sequence ATGTTAATTAAAAAAAATTTTTCTCTCAAAAAATTTAATACATTTGGAATAAATGTTTATGCTCGTTATTTTGTAGAAGTGAAAAGTATAGAAGAAATTCAAAAAATTTTTGATATATATCCATCCATTCCAAAACTTTTTTTGGGAAATGGAAGTAATATTCTTTTTTTAAAAAATTATTATCCAGGATTAGTCATGAAAATGGGGGTTCAAGGAAAAAAAGTGATTCAGGAAAATGATTCTAAAGTGATTGTTCAAGCTTTTGCTGGAGAAAATTGGAATGAATTTGTAAAATGGACCATAAAAAAAGGATTTAGCGGTTTAGAAAATTTATCATTTATTCCTGGTACAGTTGGAGCTGCTCCCATTCAAAATATTGGAGCATATGGAACAGAAATCAAAGATTCTTTATTCAAAGTTCAAACGTATAAAACTGATAATCAAAAAATAATAGAATTTACACGTGAAGAATGTCAACTCAAATATCGTTCTTCATTTTTCAAAAATCCTCATTACAGAAATAAATTTCTAATTTTATCTGTTTTTTTCTTTAAGAAAAAATATAAAAAATTGAATACATCCTATGTGGAAATTCAAAAAGAATTAGAAAATATGAATATTAAAGAACCTACTATTAACGATTTAAGTAAAGCAATTTTTAATATTAGACATCGTAAACTTCCAAATCCCAAAAAAATTGGAAATGCTGGTAGTTTTTTTTTGAATCCTATAGTGGGTATTTTGGATTTTCAAAAACTAAAATCTAAATATCCCGCTATTATTGGTTATGATATTTCTAATGATAAAGTCAAATTATCTGCTAGCTCATTAATTGAAAGCACAGGATGGAAAGGAAAAAAAATTGGAAATGTAGGAGTATATGAGAGACAACCTATAATTTTAGTCAACTATGGAAAAGCTAGTGGAATGGATATATATTCTTTTTCAGAAAAAATAACAAAAGACATCAAAAAAAAATTGAACATTCTTTTATCAAGAGAAGTAAATATCATACGATAA
- a CDS encoding purine-nucleoside phosphorylase, with translation MTMTLEKSKQYIQNKIKEKPDFGILLLGSQFDKLIEEIQNPICISYEEIPLFSKKKLYGKFLFGQIEGKNVVFLIEPFSEENRTNYFTIVLCKHIGIDKLILINISGGVNPNYKMGDVMLVKDHINFFPESPNINDLIKNRFFEITEPYDQKMLEIAENIAMNHNIIIQKGVYVAFPYSNYKTYAEYAMIRSMGGDSVGMNIVTDVITARCMNLRVFAISIIVMGMGLSEPKIQKNADSRNTFFQETEKSISLLILIVKEFIKLCF, from the coding sequence ATGACTATGACTTTAGAAAAATCAAAACAATACATACAAAACAAAATCAAAGAAAAACCTGATTTTGGAATTTTATTATTAGGAAGTCAGTTTGATAAACTAATAGAGGAGATTCAAAATCCTATATGCATTTCTTATGAAGAAATTCCCCTTTTTTCGAAAAAAAAATTATATGGAAAATTTTTATTTGGTCAAATAGAAGGGAAAAATGTGGTTTTTTTAATAGAACCTTTTTCTGAAGAAAATAGGACAAACTATTTTACTATTGTTTTGTGTAAACATATAGGAATCGATAAATTAATATTGATTAATATTTCTGGAGGAGTGAACCCCAATTATAAAATGGGAGATGTAATGTTGGTTAAAGATCATATCAATTTTTTTCCAGAAAGCCCTAATATAAATGATTTGATAAAAAATCGATTTTTTGAAATCACAGAACCATATGATCAAAAAATGTTAGAAATTGCAGAAAATATAGCCATGAATCATAATATAATTATCCAAAAAGGAGTTTATGTAGCTTTTCCCTATTCTAATTATAAAACCTATGCAGAATATGCTATGATAAGATCTATGGGGGGAGATAGTGTTGGAATGAATATAGTAACAGATGTCATTACTGCTAGATGTATGAATCTACGAGTATTTGCCATATCCATTATTGTGATGGGGATGGGTTTATCTGAACCTAAGATTCAAAAGAATGCAGATTCTAGAAATACATTTTTTCAAGAAACGGAAAAATCTATATCTCTTCTAATATTAATAGTCAAAGAATTTATAAAACTTTGTTTCTAA
- a CDS encoding Mrp/NBP35 family ATP-binding protein, with protein MKKKIEKALENVFIIDNQKNIIESGFVKKIDLLSHKIVIYLSLSNPAMHFKNKLIKDITHSIKNQNISDPICIKIEMKSDPKIKPVIKNIIAVASGKGGVGKSTIATNIAVSLVKMGFHVGLLDADIYGPSIPLMFNLEEVDIHTKIHKNGMMNPIMSYGVKILSIGFFSKYGQAIVWRGPMVTKVLRQFIHETDWGKLDFLIVDLPPGTGDIHLSLLQEISLKGIVIVSTSQKIALSDVNRSVGMFRIQSISVPILGIIENMSYVLTKESKEKCYFFGKNGVKNFSKKMNLFFLGEIPMLQEIRKYSDLGIPGVLKNDKIKNIFLKITRNIINQL; from the coding sequence ATGAAAAAAAAAATTGAAAAAGCATTAGAAAATGTTTTTATTATTGATAATCAGAAAAATATTATTGAATCTGGTTTTGTAAAAAAGATAGATTTATTGAGTCATAAAATAGTAATCTATTTGAGTTTATCTAATCCCGCTATGCATTTCAAAAATAAACTAATAAAAGATATAACCCATTCTATAAAAAATCAAAATATATCAGATCCAATATGTATAAAAATAGAAATGAAATCAGATCCTAAAATCAAACCTGTAATAAAAAACATAATAGCTGTAGCTTCTGGAAAGGGAGGAGTTGGAAAATCTACAATAGCAACTAATATAGCTGTATCTTTAGTAAAAATGGGTTTTCATGTTGGATTATTGGATGCGGATATATATGGACCTTCTATTCCATTAATGTTTAATCTAGAAGAAGTAGATATCCATACAAAAATACATAAAAATGGTATGATGAATCCTATTATGAGTTATGGAGTAAAAATTCTATCTATAGGTTTTTTTTCCAAATATGGACAAGCTATTGTTTGGAGAGGGCCTATGGTCACTAAAGTTTTGAGACAATTTATTCATGAAACGGATTGGGGAAAGTTAGATTTTTTAATTGTAGATTTACCACCAGGAACAGGGGATATACATTTATCTCTTTTGCAAGAGATTTCATTAAAAGGAATTGTTATAGTTAGTACATCTCAAAAAATAGCGTTATCGGATGTAAACAGGTCAGTAGGAATGTTTCGTATTCAATCTATTTCTGTTCCAATTCTTGGAATTATAGAAAATATGTCTTATGTTCTTACAAAAGAAAGTAAAGAAAAATGTTATTTTTTTGGAAAAAATGGAGTCAAAAATTTTTCCAAAAAAATGAATCTTTTTTTCCTTGGAGAAATTCCTATGTTACAGGAAATACGAAAATATTCAGATTTGGGAATTCCTGGGGTTTTAAAAAACGATAAAATTAAAAATATTTTTCTAAAAATTACAAGAAATATTATAAATCAATTATAG
- a CDS encoding 4'-phosphopantetheinyl transferase superfamily protein: MDFYPYKFYNLHTKIIVFRWVRWEHFLENMFLEKRILSDKEKMFFLSLSEKRKREFLGIRYALRYIGMKMNIFYNEKRKPFLFSEGKYISLSHSFEKIAIAISSYHIGIDIEKLRHKIVKIKKKFLREDESIFINPNYEEDYLHIIWGIKESLYKLEGGIFYSFLDHYKVSPFCLKKDSCISCWIIKKTYSKKYSAFYRKIEEHYLVYIIDK, translated from the coding sequence ATGGATTTTTATCCCTATAAATTTTATAACCTTCATACAAAGATTATAGTTTTTAGATGGGTTAGATGGGAACATTTTTTAGAAAACATGTTTCTAGAAAAGCGAATTCTTTCCGATAAAGAAAAAATGTTTTTTTTATCTTTATCGGAAAAACGAAAAAGAGAATTTTTAGGAATTCGTTATGCTCTGAGATATATAGGCATGAAAATGAATATTTTTTATAATGAAAAAAGAAAACCTTTTCTTTTTTCTGAAGGAAAATATATTTCCTTAAGTCATTCTTTTGAAAAAATTGCCATAGCTATAAGTTCTTACCATATAGGAATAGATATAGAAAAATTACGACATAAAATAGTTAAAATAAAGAAAAAATTTCTTAGAGAAGATGAATCTATTTTTATTAATCCAAATTATGAAGAGGATTATCTGCATATCATATGGGGAATTAAAGAAAGTTTGTACAAATTAGAAGGTGGTATTTTTTATAGTTTTTTAGATCATTATAAAGTTTCTCCTTTTTGCCTTAAAAAAGATTCTTGCATATCATGCTGGATTATAAAAAAAACCTATAGTAAGAAATATTCTGCTTTTTATCGAAAAATAGAAGAACATTACTTAGTTTATATTATAGATAAATGA
- the pnuC gene encoding nicotinamide riboside transporter PnuC yields MNLMNDWIDILLSPYSNSNISHIILEFTAVVFTVFSVFFAQNNNIWVYPIGIVSTIIYSYLTFVTSLYGDFIINLYYTVMSFYGWYVWLHKKDKKNKEIPITFCNQKDYLNTAILFLFTCICSIMVYHFHGKLKSHSDWMDVLTTGIYFSGMYQMAMKKVENWIFWMIGNGISVPLYFLKGFVLTGILFIILVLLAIGGFFIWKKKALQIL; encoded by the coding sequence ATGAATCTAATGAATGATTGGATTGATATCCTTTTATCCCCCTATTCTAATAGCAATATTTCTCATATAATTTTAGAATTTACAGCTGTAGTATTTACAGTATTTAGTGTTTTTTTTGCTCAAAATAATAATATATGGGTATATCCAATAGGAATAGTAAGTACTATAATATATAGTTATTTAACTTTTGTTACTTCTCTTTACGGTGATTTTATTATTAATTTGTATTACACGGTGATGAGTTTTTATGGATGGTATGTCTGGCTACATAAAAAAGATAAAAAAAACAAAGAAATTCCTATCACTTTTTGCAATCAAAAAGATTATTTAAACACGGCTATTTTGTTTTTATTTACCTGTATTTGCAGTATAATGGTTTATCATTTTCATGGAAAACTTAAATCCCATTCTGATTGGATGGATGTATTGACAACAGGGATTTATTTTTCTGGTATGTATCAAATGGCTATGAAAAAAGTAGAAAACTGGATATTTTGGATGATTGGAAACGGAATTTCCGTTCCTCTTTATTTTTTGAAAGGTTTTGTATTGACAGGAATTTTATTTATCATTCTTGTTTTATTGGCTATAGGAGGGTTTTTTATTTGGAAAAAAAAAGCACTTCAAATTTTATAA
- the hisS gene encoding histidine--tRNA ligase, which produces MESPNIPKGTRDFSSIEMRKRNYLIQTIREKFELFGFFPIETPSFEKISTLIGKYGKEGDYLMFKLLHSGHVLKKRISDVFRRINNKEKTVDVTKFLTEHISNKALRYDLTVPFVRYVGMHKNEIVFPFKRYQIQPVWRADKPQKGRFREFYQCDADIISYSWSLWKEIELIQLCDEIFTKLNFPIIIYINHRDILGGLVEISGIKNNLWKDFTTSLDKWDKIGRDLVKKEMLGKGISSQSFEKIAFFFDMKENFYKKEKYLTVAFQYSKKGKKGIKDLSFIYQNIKSISLQNTKLEWNISLARGMNYYTGTILEIVPFHNNSSSNSISIGGGGRYDQLANLFGMKNISGVGISLGLDRIYLAMEKENLLQTISNYPSKVLFINFGDEEVLYAYKMIKFLRKKGISTQLYPHAVQIGKQFRYANENNIPFTISIGKNEIQRNKIRVKNLKERTEKEYDHINDVVDQLKSL; this is translated from the coding sequence ATGGAGTCACCTAATATTCCCAAAGGGACCAGGGATTTCTCATCAATAGAGATGAGGAAACGAAATTATTTAATTCAAACTATTAGAGAAAAATTTGAGCTTTTTGGTTTTTTTCCGATTGAAACCCCTTCTTTTGAAAAGATTTCTACTCTGATTGGAAAATATGGAAAAGAAGGAGATTATTTGATGTTTAAATTACTTCATTCAGGTCATGTTTTAAAAAAAAGAATTTCAGATGTTTTTAGAAGAATTAATAATAAGGAAAAAACAGTTGATGTTACAAAATTTTTAACTGAACATATATCTAATAAAGCTCTTAGATATGATTTAACGGTTCCTTTTGTTCGTTATGTGGGAATGCATAAAAATGAAATAGTTTTTCCTTTTAAAAGATATCAAATTCAACCTGTATGGCGTGCTGATAAACCTCAAAAAGGTAGATTTAGAGAATTTTATCAATGTGATGCAGATATTATTTCATATTCTTGGTCTTTATGGAAAGAAATAGAATTAATTCAACTTTGTGACGAAATTTTTACCAAACTGAATTTTCCTATCATCATCTATATTAATCATAGAGATATATTAGGAGGATTAGTTGAAATTTCTGGTATAAAAAATAATTTATGGAAAGATTTTACTACATCTTTAGATAAATGGGATAAAATTGGACGAGATTTAGTTAAAAAAGAAATGCTGGGGAAAGGGATTTCGTCTCAATCATTTGAGAAAATAGCATTTTTTTTCGATATGAAAGAAAATTTTTATAAAAAAGAAAAATATTTAACTGTAGCTTTTCAATATTCTAAAAAAGGAAAAAAGGGAATCAAAGATCTTAGTTTTATTTATCAAAATATAAAAAGTATTTCTTTACAAAACACAAAATTGGAATGGAATATTTCTTTAGCCAGAGGAATGAATTATTATACAGGTACAATATTAGAAATTGTACCATTTCATAATAATAGTTCTTCAAATTCGATTTCTATTGGTGGAGGAGGAAGGTATGATCAATTAGCTAATTTATTTGGAATGAAAAATATTTCTGGAGTAGGAATTTCTTTAGGTTTAGATAGAATTTATTTAGCTATGGAAAAAGAAAATTTGTTACAAACTATTTCTAATTATCCTTCAAAAGTTTTGTTTATTAATTTTGGAGATGAAGAGGTTTTGTATGCGTATAAAATGATAAAATTTTTGAGAAAAAAAGGAATTTCCACTCAGTTATATCCTCATGCTGTTCAAATCGGGAAACAATTTAGATATGCTAATGAGAATAATATTCCATTTACTATTAGTATAGGAAAAAATGAAATTCAAAGAAATAAAATAAGAGTAAAAAATCTTAAAGAAAGAACAGAAAAAGAATACGATCATATCAATGATGTTGTAGATCAATTAAAATCATTATAA